In Bradyrhizobium sp. 170, the DNA window GATATCCGGATTTTTTCATGGCGCGTGACCAGATCGATATGACGCCGCTGCAATCGCGTGACGAACTCGTCACGTGGTTCGAGGCCGGCTGCAAGCCGCCGTCCGAGTTCCGCATCGGTACCGAGCACGAGAAGACCCCGTTCACGCTGGAGGGCCGTCAGCCCGTGCCATACGAAGGCGCGCGCGGCATCGGTGCGCTGCTCGAAGGCATGCAGCTCCTGCTCGGCTGGGAGCCGATCATGGAGCAGGGCAACATCATCGGGCTCTACGACGTCACCGGTGGCGGGGCGATTTCGCTCGAGCCCGGCGGGCAATTTGAGCTGTCCGGTGCGCCGGTCGAAAACGTGCATCAGACCCAGGCCGAGCTGATGGCGCATCTGGCGCAGGTGCGCGAGATCGCAACGCCTTTGGGGATCGGCTTTCTCGGGCTCGGCATGACGCCGTCCTGGTCACGGGAGCAGATTCCGGTGATGCCCAAGGGCCGCTACAAGATCATGTCCAACTACATGCCGAAGGTCGGCCAGTACGGCATCGACATGATGTACCGGACCTGCACGGTGCAGACCAATCTCGACTTCTCCTCGGAAGCCGACATGGTCAAGAAGCTGCGCGTGTCGATTGCGCTGCAGCCGGTCGCGACCGCCTTGTTTGCCAATTCGCCGTTTACCGAAGGCAAGCCCAATGGCTTCCTGTCGTTCCGCTCCGAGATCTGGCGCGACACGGATAACGCGCGCTCTGGCATGCTGCCGTGGGTGTTCGAGGACGGCATGGGGTTCGAGCGCTGGGTCGACTATGCGCTCGACGTGCCCATGTACTTCGTCAAGCGCGGCGAGACCTATATCGATGTCGCCGGCTCGTCGTTCCGCGCCTTCTTCGAGGGCCGCAACAACTCGCTTCCCGGCGAGCGTCCGACCTTGTCGGACTGGGCCAATCATCTTTCGACGATTTTCCCGGAAGTCCGCCTGAAGCGTTATCTGGAAATGCGCGGCGCCGATGGCGTGCCGTGGGGCCGGCTGCCGGCGTTGCCGGCGTTCTGGGTCGGGCTGCTGTATGACGACGAAAGCCTGGATGCGGCCTGGGATCTGGTCAGTCACTGGACCGCGCAGGAGCGCCAGGCATTGCGCGACGATGTCC includes these proteins:
- a CDS encoding glutamate--cysteine ligase, giving the protein MARDQIDMTPLQSRDELVTWFEAGCKPPSEFRIGTEHEKTPFTLEGRQPVPYEGARGIGALLEGMQLLLGWEPIMEQGNIIGLYDVTGGGAISLEPGGQFELSGAPVENVHQTQAELMAHLAQVREIATPLGIGFLGLGMTPSWSREQIPVMPKGRYKIMSNYMPKVGQYGIDMMYRTCTVQTNLDFSSEADMVKKLRVSIALQPVATALFANSPFTEGKPNGFLSFRSEIWRDTDNARSGMLPWVFEDGMGFERWVDYALDVPMYFVKRGETYIDVAGSSFRAFFEGRNNSLPGERPTLSDWANHLSTIFPEVRLKRYLEMRGADGVPWGRLPALPAFWVGLLYDDESLDAAWDLVSHWTAQERQALRDDVPRFGFKARIRDHYLFEIARECLKLSHAGLRRRGRIDQLGRDESRYLEPLERILESGRTPAEEMLDKFNGEWGGSVEPVYQEYAF